A single window of Eucalyptus grandis isolate ANBG69807.140 chromosome 1, ASM1654582v1, whole genome shotgun sequence DNA harbors:
- the LOC120291211 gene encoding uncharacterized protein LOC120291211 → MDLSHMDNLSKIWSDSPQETLTFDNLWKMQVQNCRSLENVFPHWVATSLTQIKELQVESCGIEEIVASGNETPHSNTTQDLFPKLTSLVLHDMPQLKNFCANLPALNWPFLKELQVTHCDKANMLSFVASMSNWAKKDYQQGLSDQEAHSLFERDFPNLERLLLVDNNIQMIQDGNFPDDIFGKPKALTLACFHDERAVFPLKFLLERFQNLQSLEVFCSSFEDIFLDEGLVDNGKHPVLESLENLS, encoded by the exons ATGGATCTCTCCCATATGGacaatttaagcaaaatatGGAGTGACAGTCCTCAAGAAACTCtcacttttgacaatttatggAAAATGCAAGTTCAGAATTGTAGGAGCCTTGAAAATGTGTTTCCGCATTGGGTGGCTACAAGTCTAACCCAAATTAAGGAACTTCAAGTGGAGTCTTGTGGGATTGAGGAAATAGTTGCTAGTGGGAATGAGACTCCACATTCCAATACTACTCAAGATCTTTTCCCAAAACTAACCTCTTTGGTGTTACATGATATGCCACAACTCAAGAACTTCTGTGCCAACTTGCCCGCTTTGAATTGGCCATTCTTGAAGGAATTGCAAGTGACTCACTGTGATAAAGCGAACATGCTGTCTTTTGTAGCATCTATGAGCAATTGGGCTAAAAAAGATTATCAACAGGGCCTTTCAGACCAAGAAGCTCACTCTTTATTTGAGAGG GACTTTCCCAACTTGGAGAGACTTTTATTAGTCGATAACAATATTCAAATGATACAAGACGGAAATTTTCCAGATGACATCTTTGGCAAGCCAAAAGCACTAACATTGGCATGCTTTCATGATGAAAGGGCTGTTTTTCCTCTCAAATTCCTCCTAGAGAGATTTCAGAATCTACAAAGCCTTGAGGTCTTCTGTAGCTCCTTTGAAGATATATTCCTGGACGAAGGACTTGTTGACAATGGTAAACATCCGGTGCTTGAAAGTTTAGAGAACTTAAGTTAA
- the LOC120290322 gene encoding uncharacterized protein LOC120290322: MVIPMHIHQQSLGRDKSLNCSSQDFPSKLKKQGLCRALEPASKFILDYPFSEIVVRLIHLKKNNVRVPGSFPKTRIKKSLQTVALIFQDKSWLLKLISHEHNGKLSARWAAFRTETPMQVEDICVLELY, from the exons ATGGTGATTCCTATGCACATTCATCAGCAGAGTTTGGGGAGGGACAAAAGTTTGAACTGCTCATCACAAGATTTTCCAA GTAAGCTGAAAAAGCAGGGCTTGTGCAGAGCTCTCGAACCGGCCAGCAAATTTATACTTGATTATCCTTTCTCTGAAATTGTGGTGAGGTTAATACATCTGAAGAAAAACAATGTG AGAGTTCCTGGTTCATTCCCAAAGACACGCATTAAGAAAAGCCTGCAGACGGTGGCTCTCATATTTCAAGACAAATCATGGCTGTTGAAGCTCATCAGCCACGAACATAATGGAAAGTTATCTGCCCGTTGGGCCGCATTCAGGACAGAAACTCCTATGCAGGTGGAAGACATCTGTGTGTTAGAGCTTTATTGA